Genomic window (Candidatus Fusobacterium pullicola):
AATTCTTAATTCAGAAGATGAGGTGATACTTACAGCTCCTTACTATCCAGGATATCCTCCAATGATAAATCTTTGCTACGCTAAACCAGTTTTCATAGATATTACAGAAAATAATTTCAAATTAAGTAAGGAATTATTAGAAAAATATGTAACTGAAAAAACAAAGGCGATACTGATAAGTAACCCATGTAATCCTACTGGAAATGTTATGGGATATGATGAGATGAAGGAGATAGTTGATTTTATAAGAGAAAGAGAGATTTTTCTAGTAGCTGATGAGATATACAGTGCTTTATCTTTTTATGAATTTCACTCTTTTGCAGAGTTTAGAGGAATAGAGGATAAGCTTATCATAGTAAATGGATTTTCTAAATCTCATTCTATGACAGGTTGGAGAATGGGATATACTATCTGTCCTGAACAGTATAGAAGATATTTTTTAAATACAAGTTTTTATACTGTAAGTTCACCTATGAGTCTATCATTAAAAGGGGCAGAGATAGCTCTAAAAGAGTATGAAGATAGGCAAGATTTAGTGGAGGAATATAAGAAAAGAGCTGAATTTATGAGCCAAGAGTTAGAGAAATTAGGATTTAAAGTTGTTAAACCTAAGGGGGCTTTCTATATTTTTGCTGACTACTCAAAACTTTCAAGTCTAAAATCTTTAGATTTTTCATTAGACTTATTAAGGAAAACAGAGGTAGCAGTAGTTCCTGGAATCTCTTTTGGTGTAGAAAATTTTATAAGGATAGCTCTTACAGTAGATATCTCTATCTTGAAACAAGCTATAGAGAGAATAAAAAAATATAGTTAAAAGAAAACTACTCAGCTATTAATTCAATTAAGGGAAAATTTAAGAATTGTATAACTTCTTGAAGCATGGAACAATTCTTAGTCTTCCTTTAAAATTAAATATAGCTGAGTAGTTATTATTTATAGATTTAATTCAATATATTCAGTTTTTATTTCAAAATTTTCAATATCTTGTCCGTTTCTTTTTATTCTTTCAACAACAGCAAGTTTATAATTATTAAGTTGCTCCTCATTGTAGCTACCAGTTTTATAATCGGCAATATAGATAATTCCCTTTTCCTTTTCATTAGGTAGTTTTATCATGAGTCTATCTATTCTAAAATCTTTAGTTTCACTATCTGTTTTTAGATATATAGGATACTCTCTATATACAAAATCCCAAGAAGTACTAAAGATATTTCTACATTGTTTATAGATATACTCTATATTTTCTTTTGAGAATAACTCATCAATCTCATCTTCTCCCATTATTGAACTATATTTAGCAGATGTAAGTTTTTTAGAGAACTCAATCTCCTTTTCTGTCCAAGTAAGTATATTTTCTAAGAAATAGTGGACAATCAAACCTCTCACTCTTTTCCATTCCAGTTGTAGAGTATGAGAATATATCTTCTCCATTCCTTTTTTTTGATTTTCATCTTTCTCCTCTTTGTGAACAATCTTTGGTGAATGAAGGGTAATATTGTACTCTTTTCCATTTTCAGCTATAATCTCTTCAGAAATATTAGAGATTAACTCACCATTATCTCTATT
Coding sequences:
- a CDS encoding aminotransferase class I/II-fold pyridoxal phosphate-dependent enzyme, yielding MRFNSVVENLQYSLIRVLKDEATKYPNSIDLTIGEPDLVTPKGIVDKVMEYGRNHQLKYALSGGGGEIGGLVAKHYNKIYGGNYTEKNVIMNIGASEALSSALRTILNSEDEVILTAPYYPGYPPMINLCYAKPVFIDITENNFKLSKELLEKYVTEKTKAILISNPCNPTGNVMGYDEMKEIVDFIREREIFLVADEIYSALSFYEFHSFAEFRGIEDKLIIVNGFSKSHSMTGWRMGYTICPEQYRRYFLNTSFYTVSSPMSLSLKGAEIALKEYEDRQDLVEEYKKRAEFMSQELEKLGFKVVKPKGAFYIFADYSKLSSLKSLDFSLDLLRKTEVAVVPGISFGVENFIRIALTVDISILKQAIERIKKYS